One genomic segment of Desulfosporosinus sp. Sb-LF includes these proteins:
- a CDS encoding HAMP domain-containing sensor histidine kinase encodes MRRKLFLSTLIISLITLTFSMLAVNLVFHQQFSDYLTKTNETILEQLPSRLSDLYQSKGTWDATALDEISHTLPIGTVVTLTDPTGKLIATLSNVMEDMMHGQGGMSMSMSMSMGMSSSSTTSWKTKTLTVTGTHGTLATALIRYPATAPILNPQDVLFQSSVFRSLLFAGGLALLFGIILSYFTSRRLVAPLKRLTQAAERIGQGHLDERVVIQAKDEVGQLATAFNAMVDNLNRQETLRKQFTADIAHELRTPLTSIKSYIEAFQDNVLPADEENLSSIHEEIDRLVDLSSDLKDLNVAEIGALALIHEPVDLKHLLGKVIHSLQPLIQEKELIMSWNAPLEHVTTTGDARLLTRLFYNLVHNAYRYSNVGGQITITLIQEPDFAEIRIKNTGIGIPKEDLPLIFERFYRADKSRTRETGGTGIGLALVQQITALHHGTISVQSDVGKETEFIVKLPKDLKVAED; translated from the coding sequence ATGCGTAGAAAACTATTTCTTTCCACACTGATCATTTCGCTGATTACTTTAACCTTTAGCATGCTCGCCGTGAATCTTGTCTTCCATCAACAATTCAGCGATTATCTAACCAAGACAAACGAAACAATCTTGGAACAATTGCCTTCTCGTCTAAGTGACCTTTATCAAAGTAAAGGAACTTGGGATGCTACGGCTTTAGATGAAATCAGCCATACCCTTCCGATCGGTACGGTCGTCACTCTGACAGATCCGACCGGTAAACTTATCGCCACGTTGAGTAACGTGATGGAAGACATGATGCACGGTCAAGGCGGAATGAGCATGAGCATGAGCATGAGTATGGGCATGTCCTCTTCTTCCACTACGAGTTGGAAAACGAAAACTTTAACTGTAACAGGAACTCACGGAACTTTAGCCACAGCACTAATCCGCTACCCGGCGACCGCACCGATTCTCAATCCTCAGGATGTTCTCTTTCAGTCCTCAGTTTTTCGTTCTCTCCTCTTCGCTGGAGGGTTGGCGCTTCTATTTGGGATTATCCTCAGTTACTTCACAAGCCGCCGTCTCGTCGCACCGCTGAAGCGTTTAACTCAAGCCGCCGAACGTATTGGCCAGGGACACCTTGATGAACGCGTTGTTATTCAAGCCAAAGACGAGGTGGGGCAATTGGCCACCGCTTTTAACGCAATGGTCGACAATTTAAATCGCCAAGAAACCCTCCGCAAACAATTTACCGCAGACATCGCCCATGAACTGCGTACTCCATTAACCTCAATTAAAAGCTATATCGAAGCCTTCCAAGACAACGTCCTGCCTGCCGATGAGGAAAATCTCTCCTCCATTCATGAAGAAATTGACCGCTTGGTTGACCTATCCAGTGACCTCAAAGACTTAAATGTAGCGGAAATAGGTGCTTTAGCGTTAATCCACGAACCAGTAGATTTAAAGCATCTTCTTGGAAAAGTGATCCATAGTCTCCAGCCGCTTATTCAAGAAAAAGAATTAATCATGAGTTGGAACGCTCCCTTAGAACACGTGACTACGACGGGGGACGCGCGCCTTCTGACAAGGCTCTTTTATAATCTCGTGCACAATGCCTATCGGTACTCAAATGTTGGCGGACAAATCACCATCACGCTTATACAAGAACCTGATTTCGCCGAAATCAGAATAAAGAACACAGGCATCGGCATCCCTAAAGAAGATCTACCTTTAATATTCGAGCGTTTTTACCGTGCCGACAAATCTCGAACCCGCGAAACCGGGGGAACGGGCATTGGTCTGGCGCTGGTCCAGCAAATCACAGCTCTTCATCATGGGACAATCTCCGTGCAGAGTGACGTCGGGAAAGAGACTGAATTCATCGTCAAACTTCCTAAAGACCTAAAAGTGGCTGAGGATTAA
- a CDS encoding 4Fe-4S binding protein has translation MNQSVKAKSLQNRNLLKIKPLKWFLQSSLYPRIFQWAAVLVFAVIMVETLAGPTSAHDNFGTAATWVLWWPLLPLFFFLFGRFWCAVCPFAWVSDLTQKFFGAKRKVPNFLRKYGLWIIDIAFIFITWSDHVWGIVESPRGSGTLLLLILGGVMVTAMLFERRTWCRYLCFLGSLSGNYSRAGMLELRADKDTCKTCTTRDCFKGNTKTPGCPMFEFPMAMETNANCNLCGNCIKSCPHDSIRLTPRKPTSEFWSMTRAHFEESFLAIVIVGIVFVQNITMLDFYPSFLVWVERTLGIANQDIAFTILFIFAMTTPVLLLFAATAISRRFTGETLRNAFARFGYAVIPLDLASHMAHNLFHLLAEGKSIYYTFMGLFGTHLEGPTNFISDPTIQIMQYFLVIAGTLGSLYTAYRIAKKNYGVGKALSVSMPYLVVILLFGILNFLTFTVRMGMRM, from the coding sequence ATGAATCAATCAGTAAAGGCTAAGTCCCTGCAAAATAGGAATCTTCTTAAGATTAAACCCCTCAAATGGTTTTTGCAAAGTTCCCTTTATCCGCGAATTTTCCAATGGGCTGCCGTGCTTGTTTTCGCGGTTATCATGGTCGAAACTCTTGCTGGACCCACGAGTGCCCACGATAATTTTGGTACTGCCGCCACTTGGGTTCTTTGGTGGCCACTCTTGCCTCTCTTCTTCTTTCTGTTTGGACGGTTCTGGTGTGCCGTCTGCCCCTTTGCCTGGGTGAGTGATTTAACACAGAAGTTTTTTGGGGCTAAACGCAAAGTCCCAAATTTTCTAAGGAAATATGGGCTTTGGATTATTGATATCGCCTTTATTTTCATCACCTGGTCTGACCACGTCTGGGGTATCGTTGAATCTCCAAGAGGGTCAGGCACCCTCTTGCTACTCATCTTAGGCGGTGTCATGGTTACCGCAATGCTCTTTGAACGTCGTACCTGGTGCCGTTATTTATGTTTCCTCGGTAGTTTGTCCGGTAACTATTCCCGAGCCGGTATGCTAGAGCTTCGTGCAGACAAAGACACTTGCAAAACTTGTACAACGAGAGATTGCTTCAAGGGCAATACAAAAACACCAGGCTGCCCTATGTTTGAATTCCCGATGGCTATGGAAACCAATGCCAACTGTAATCTTTGTGGCAACTGCATTAAAAGCTGTCCCCATGATTCTATCCGACTAACTCCTCGTAAACCCACCAGTGAATTTTGGTCTATGACTAGGGCACATTTCGAAGAATCTTTCTTAGCGATTGTCATTGTTGGAATTGTGTTTGTCCAAAATATTACGATGTTAGACTTTTACCCGTCCTTTCTCGTATGGGTAGAAAGAACATTGGGGATTGCTAATCAAGATATTGCTTTTACAATTCTCTTTATTTTTGCTATGACTACTCCGGTATTACTACTTTTTGCAGCGACTGCAATTTCCAGGCGTTTCACCGGTGAGACTTTACGTAATGCCTTTGCACGTTTTGGTTATGCCGTCATTCCACTTGACCTCGCTTCCCACATGGCCCACAACTTGTTCCATCTTCTCGCCGAAGGAAAATCAATCTACTACACGTTTATGGGGCTATTTGGAACGCATCTCGAGGGACCTACCAACTTCATTTCTGATCCGACCATTCAAATCATGCAGTACTTCTTGGTTATTGCCGGAACTCTCGGTTCACTTTACACGGCCTACAGAATTGCTAAAAAGAACTATGGAGTGGGCAAGGCCCTATCCGTCTCTATGCCATATTTAGTAGTTATCTTGCTCTTCGGCATCTTGAACTTTCTTACCTTTACTGTAAGAATGGGAATGAGAATGTAA
- a CDS encoding response regulator transcription factor, with protein sequence MRILLVDDEKKITTVLKAYLQQEGFHVSTAINGLVALTMFKENPFDLLILDLMLPGISGTEICREIRKISSVPIIMLTAKVEEEDRINGLSIGADDYITKPFSPREVVARVRAVLRRTSIETAPLADVISYDNGLTIDNIQHEIRLHDQEISLTPTEFKVLGALAKHPGRVYSRGQLVEIVQGYDFDGDDRVIDAHIKKIRQKIEAIPSDPQIIMTVYGVGYKFNASAGG encoded by the coding sequence ATGCGAATTTTACTCGTTGATGACGAAAAAAAGATTACAACCGTACTCAAAGCCTACCTTCAACAAGAAGGGTTTCATGTCAGCACGGCTATTAACGGTCTTGTCGCTCTAACCATGTTTAAAGAAAACCCATTTGACCTGCTCATCTTGGATTTAATGCTCCCTGGAATATCCGGGACCGAAATTTGCCGTGAAATTCGAAAAATATCCTCCGTACCCATCATCATGCTCACCGCTAAAGTCGAGGAGGAGGATCGCATTAATGGATTGAGTATTGGTGCGGATGATTACATTACGAAACCTTTTAGTCCTCGTGAAGTGGTCGCCCGTGTCCGGGCTGTTTTACGCCGAACTAGTATTGAAACTGCACCGCTGGCAGACGTGATCTCCTACGATAACGGTCTTACCATCGATAATATACAACACGAGATCCGGCTTCATGATCAAGAGATCTCTTTAACCCCAACAGAGTTTAAGGTCCTTGGAGCTTTGGCGAAACACCCTGGACGAGTGTACTCACGGGGGCAGCTGGTTGAGATCGTTCAGGGATATGACTTTGACGGAGATGACCGCGTGATCGATGCTCATATTAAGAAGATCCGCCAAAAAATCGAAGCCATCCCTAGCGATCCACAAATTATTATGACCGTTTATGGCGTTGGCTACAAATTCAATGCAAGTGCAGGGGGCTGA
- a CDS encoding SHOCT domain-containing protein has product MMFGLIILVIVAYYMFNSSHAGGLCCTNHQSQAHSPMDILNDRYARGEINREEYLERKQELSGQKQTISIKKG; this is encoded by the coding sequence ATGATGTTTGGTTTAATCATCTTAGTCATTGTAGCATATTATATGTTCAATTCATCCCATGCTGGAGGGTTATGCTGCACGAACCATCAATCCCAGGCGCATTCTCCAATGGATATCTTGAATGATCGATATGCACGGGGTGAGATTAATCGTGAGGAATACCTTGAGCGGAAACAAGAACTGTCTGGACAAAAGCAAACAATATCAATTAAAAAGGGATAA
- a CDS encoding SHOCT domain-containing protein — MMGGWGNMMGGWRNGGYGYGGYGGGYGWIGMMGIIMPLIFGIGIILLSIYLFRRNSSQVHTNGFGKQNSGLDILRERYARGEIDSAEYQSRKQDLS, encoded by the coding sequence ATGATGGGTGGCTGGGGTAATATGATGGGCGGATGGAGAAACGGTGGTTACGGTTATGGTGGCTACGGAGGCGGATATGGGTGGATAGGTATGATGGGAATAATCATGCCTCTTATCTTCGGAATCGGGATCATTCTACTGAGTATCTACTTATTTCGTCGTAATTCTTCACAAGTTCATACAAACGGATTTGGCAAACAGAATAGTGGATTAGACATTTTGCGAGAACGCTATGCGCGTGGCGAGATTGATTCAGCAGAGTATCAAAGCCGCAAACAGGATTTGAGCTAA